Proteins from a genomic interval of Liolophura sinensis isolate JHLJ2023 chromosome 3, CUHK_Ljap_v2, whole genome shotgun sequence:
- the LOC135463609 gene encoding protein cereblon-like isoform X1, which yields MNLMVKKNCLCDFLLCQQCGHDVVRFDSVVSIPSILSYRQRNDSIHGKDKVLIQLFRNPQGSHFEVITSKDADVLKVDKAYSEDSWFPGFTWTIAVCPRCGTHLGWVFEAVENYVQSDKKSFVGLILDKLLHQNYAESLLIIPKSYKS from the exons ATGAATttgatggtaaaaaaaaattgtctctGTG ATTTCCTGCTGTGTCAACAGTGTGGACATGATGTAGTGAGATTTGACAGCGTGGTCAGCATCCCCAGTATTCTGTCTTATCGTCAGAGAAATGATAGTATTCATGGCAAAGATAAAGTACTCATACAACTTTTTAGAAATCCACAAG GTAGCCATTTTGAAGTAATCACATCAAAAGATGCCGATGTTTTAAAGGTTGACAAG GCGTACAGTGAAGACAGCTGGTTCCCAGGGTTTACATGGACCATAGCTGTGTGTCCTCGCTGTGGAACTCATTTAGGCTG GGTGTTTGAAGCAGTGGAAAATTATGTACAAAGTGATAAGAAAAGTTTTGTGGGCTTGATCTTGGACAAGTTACTACATCAAAACT
- the LOC135463709 gene encoding zinc finger protein 704-like yields MMDDHMAAMVLTSLSVSPVSPVFPQSPSDHLRGESKPFSRAYADSQYSSSFTSGSFLSSTCRSDRSDPSPPLSVPLSGSAPSPSYIGSFPCVDEGIDLEENVRQYFDKATDVVPDKGPKKTMFKCTFPKCGKIFSTCPAVEKHVRGNHLEMKEDSPDLSDHEEEFYYTEIEVNVENVTKTFSDMSTSSSPTSSFEPLKTPISDHDYQRKFHQGQSQGQLQSSSVPGEGAFFGQATSNPIPINMSEVKRSLSWQNSPGFPGQALSPLSRFSRPSPQERLQQHQAQSPKTHTISSSPKSLSQYKKPRSDVRKCRKVYGMENRDMWCTQCKWKKACTRFME; encoded by the exons ATGATGGATGACCACATGGCGGCCATGGTGCTGACCAGTCTCTCAGTCAGTCCAGTGTCCCCTGTCTTTCCACAGAGTCCATCTGACCATCTCAGAG GCGAGTCTAAGCCCTTCTCACGAGCATATGCAGATAGCCAGTATTCCAGCAGTTTCACAAGCGGCAGTTTCCTCAGCTCAACGTGTCGTTCAGACAGAAGTGACCCTTCCCCTCCCCTCTCAGTGCCCCTCAGTGGGAGCGCACCATCGCCGTCTTACATCGGCAGCTTCCCTTGTGTGGATGAAGGAATTGACCTCGAAGAAAATGTCCGCCAGTACTTTGACAAAGCAACGGACGTTGTACCAGACAAG GGACCAAAGAAGACAATGTTCAAATGCACTTTCCCTAAATGTGGTAAGATATTCAGCACCTGCCCAGCAGTGGAGAAACATGTCAGGGGAAATCATCTTGA GATGAAAGAGGACAGTCCCGATCTGTCAGACCatgaagaagagttctactacACGGAAATTGAAGTCAATgtggaaaatgtcacaaaaacttTCTCAGACATGAGTACATCATCTTCACCTACATCGAGTTTCGAGCCTTTGAAAACACCCATAAGCGATCATGACTATCAGAGAAAG TTTCATCAAGGTCAAAGTCAAGGTCAGTTGCAGTCCTCCTCGGTTCCTGGAGAAGGTGCATTCTTCGGCCAAGCGACTTCGAACCCAATTCCAATCAATATGTCAGAGGTCAAAAGGTCATTGTCTTGGCAGAATTCGCCGGGTTTTCCTGGGCAGGCG ttatctcccttgtcccGGTTCTCCCGACCCAGCCCACAGGAGCGTCTCCAACAACACCAGGCCCAGTCTCCCAAAACTCACACCATTTCCTCCTCACCCAAGAGTCTGAGCCAGTACAAGAAGCCGCGCAGTGACGTCAGGAAGTGCCGCAAAGTGTATGGGATGGAAAACAGAGACATGTGGTGTACACAGTGCAAGTGGAAGAAGGCGTGTACAAGATTCATGGAATGA
- the LOC135463609 gene encoding protein cereblon-like isoform X2 encodes MADMTQLDFLLCQQCGHDVVRFDSVVSIPSILSYRQRNDSIHGKDKVLIQLFRNPQGSHFEVITSKDADVLKVDKAYSEDSWFPGFTWTIAVCPRCGTHLGWVFEAVENYVQSDKKSFVGLILDKLLHQNYAESLLIIPKSYKS; translated from the exons ATGGCTGATATGACACAACTGG ATTTCCTGCTGTGTCAACAGTGTGGACATGATGTAGTGAGATTTGACAGCGTGGTCAGCATCCCCAGTATTCTGTCTTATCGTCAGAGAAATGATAGTATTCATGGCAAAGATAAAGTACTCATACAACTTTTTAGAAATCCACAAG GTAGCCATTTTGAAGTAATCACATCAAAAGATGCCGATGTTTTAAAGGTTGACAAG GCGTACAGTGAAGACAGCTGGTTCCCAGGGTTTACATGGACCATAGCTGTGTGTCCTCGCTGTGGAACTCATTTAGGCTG GGTGTTTGAAGCAGTGGAAAATTATGTACAAAGTGATAAGAAAAGTTTTGTGGGCTTGATCTTGGACAAGTTACTACATCAAAACT
- the LOC135463609 gene encoding protein cereblon-like isoform X3 translates to MGDMTQLDFLLCQQCGHDVVRFDSVVSIPSILSYRQRNDSIHGKDKVLIQLFRNPQGSHFEVITSKDADVLKVDKAYSEDSWFPGFTWTIAVCPRCGTHLGWVFEAVENYVQSDKKSFVGLILDKLLHQNYAESLLIIPKSYKS, encoded by the exons ATGGGTGATATGACACAACTGG ATTTCCTGCTGTGTCAACAGTGTGGACATGATGTAGTGAGATTTGACAGCGTGGTCAGCATCCCCAGTATTCTGTCTTATCGTCAGAGAAATGATAGTATTCATGGCAAAGATAAAGTACTCATACAACTTTTTAGAAATCCACAAG GTAGCCATTTTGAAGTAATCACATCAAAAGATGCCGATGTTTTAAAGGTTGACAAG GCGTACAGTGAAGACAGCTGGTTCCCAGGGTTTACATGGACCATAGCTGTGTGTCCTCGCTGTGGAACTCATTTAGGCTG GGTGTTTGAAGCAGTGGAAAATTATGTACAAAGTGATAAGAAAAGTTTTGTGGGCTTGATCTTGGACAAGTTACTACATCAAAACT